The genomic window GTTCGGGCTGATCCCGGCGGCCTCCCGCGGGCAGCAGTGGGTCGCCGAAGACCTGCAGCTGATCAACTGGGGCGGATACGACGGCACGCACCGCGTGCGCTTCGCGCCGACCGCGACGCTGCTGTGCGGCGGATCGGGATCGGGTAAGTCCACGCTCATGGACGCGTACGTCGCGCTGATGATGCCGCACACGACCCCCTTCAACGGCGCCTCGAACGGCGCGGTCGTGGGTCGCCCGCGCGGCCAGGAGCAGCGCAACATCCTCTCGTACGGCCGCGGCAAGCTCGACGAGTCGCGCACCGACGAGGGCACCAAAGTGCGGGTGCTGCGCGGCGACGGGGTCGACACGTGGACCGCGATCGGCATGACCTGGGCCGACCACGACGGCGCGCGCTTCACGGCGGTGCGGGCCTGGTACTTCCCCGCCGCCGCCCGCACGCTCGACGACGCCGTCAAGGTGCGCGCGACCGTGCACGGGGCGTTCGACCTGCGCCAGCTCGAGCGCGCGGCGCAGAGCCACCTCTCCGACTCGGCCGTGCGGGCGGCGGGCCTCGACACCCTCGCGACCGACCGCGAGTTCTCAGCGCGGCTGCATGCCGTGCTCGGCATCGGCGCGGCGGGAGCGGGCTCGAAGGCGATGAGCCTGCTCGCGCGCATCCAGGCAGGTCAGCAGATCACCACCGTCGACGACCTCTACAAGCGCATGGTGCTCGAAGAGCCCGAAACGCTCGCGGTGGCCGACGCGGTCGTCACGCACTTCGACGGGCTCGAGTCCACGCGCACGCGCATGCTCGAGGCGCGCCAGCAGGTGCGGGCGCTGCAGCCGATCCGCACGATGAAGGCGCGCATCGACGAGGCGTCGGAGCGGCTGCGGCTGCTCGACGAGCTGGGGCGCTTCGGCGACCCCGAGTCGCGCGCCTCGCTCTGGCGCGCGCAGCGACGGGTCGACCTGCTCGAAGCGGTCGAGGCCGAGCTGCGCGATCGCACGCACGCCACCGACGCGCTCGTGCGCGAACGCCAGGCCCTCGCCGACGCGGCAGAGGCCGAACGCGAGGCACTGGGCGACGTGCTGCGCGCGGCGGGCGGCGACCGGCTCGACGCGGCGCAGCGCGAGCTGCGGACCCTCGAGCGGCGCCTCGCGGGCATGCAGCGCGACCGCGAACGGTTCGAGGCGGCCCTCGCCGTGCTCTCGGTCGAGGTCGCCACCGAGAAGCAGTTCGCAGCCCTCGTCACCGAAGCGCGGCGCACCCTCGCCGACACGGATGCCAAGAGCGCGGTGCGCGACGCCTTCGTCGCTGCCAGCAGCCGGCACACTGATCTGCGCCAGCAGCTCGCCGCCCTCGAGGCCGAGCACCGGCGGACGCAGACCCGCGACGACAACATTCCCCCGCGTCTGCACGAGGCGCGCGAGGCGCTGGCCGAGGCCGCGGGGCTCACCGCCGCCGAGCTGCCCTTCGTGGCCGAGCTCGTCGACGTGCGCACCGAGTTCGAGCCGTGGCGCGGGGCGTTCACCCTCGCCCTGGGCGGATTCGCGACGACGCTGCTCGTCGATGCCGCGCACCTCTCTGCGTTCCGCGCCGCGATCGACAGCGTGCGACTCTCGGAGCGCCTCCGGTTCGAGGGTGTTCCTACCGACCTCCCCGAGCGCGGGGCGCTGGACCCGGCGACCCTGCCCGGACGCCTGGAGTTCCGCTCCTCGCCCTTCACCGGCTGGCTGCAGGACCGCCTCGAGCAGCAGTTCGCCTTCGTCTGCGTGGATGCCGCGTCGGAGCTCTCACAGCACCGCATGGCGCTCACGATCTCGGGCCAGACGAGCCAGGGCGCCCGCGGCGCCCACGGCGGCTCGGCGCGGCAGAGCATCCTCGGTTTCTCGTCTCGCGTGCGCCTCACCGAGCTCGGCGAGCAGATCGTCACCGTCCGGCGCGACCTCACCGCCGCCAAGGCCGCGGTCGACGAGGCCGCCGCCGCCCTCGACGCCTTCGACGACCGGCGCGGCGCCCTCGAGAAGATCGCGGACCTGTCCTGGGACCAGGTCGACGTGGCATCCGTCGAACGCGACCTCGACCGCTGGAACGAAACCGTCGTCGAGGTCACCGCGGGAAACCCCCGTATCGCCGAGCTGCAGGAGCAGATCTCGGGCGCGAAGGCCCGCGTCGCGCGCCTGCGCGAGGAGATCGGCGGAGCCAAGACCGAGCAGCAGACCCTCGCCGCGCGCTGGGCCGAGATCACCGACGACGTGGATGCCGCGCAGATCCTGCTCGAACGGGCCGAGGACCGCGAGATGACGCTCACCCCCGACGAGGTCGCGTACCTCGACGGGCTGTTCGTGGCGCCCTCCGGTGATGACGTCTCGTCCTCGCAGCGGCTCGCGCGGTTCGACACCGCCCTCGAGTCGGCGTCGAAGCGTCTGCTCGAGGAACAGCGCGCGGCCCAGGAGACGTGGAGCGACCAGCGCGAGAGCCTCCGCCGCACGATGACCGCGTTCACCGACCGGTGGCCGAGCCCCAACCTGCTCGCCGACCCCGATGAGGCGCTCGGCGACTTCGAGCGGATCCTCAGCGAGCTCGAGGCCAGCGGCCTGCACGAACTCGAAGCGGAATGGCGCGATTCGCTGCTGCGTCTGTCGGGCAACGACCTCACGAGC from Microbacterium testaceum includes these protein-coding regions:
- a CDS encoding ATP-binding protein is translated as MTMLETLFGLIPAASRGQQWVAEDLQLINWGGYDGTHRVRFAPTATLLCGGSGSGKSTLMDAYVALMMPHTTPFNGASNGAVVGRPRGQEQRNILSYGRGKLDESRTDEGTKVRVLRGDGVDTWTAIGMTWADHDGARFTAVRAWYFPAAARTLDDAVKVRATVHGAFDLRQLERAAQSHLSDSAVRAAGLDTLATDREFSARLHAVLGIGAAGAGSKAMSLLARIQAGQQITTVDDLYKRMVLEEPETLAVADAVVTHFDGLESTRTRMLEARQQVRALQPIRTMKARIDEASERLRLLDELGRFGDPESRASLWRAQRRVDLLEAVEAELRDRTHATDALVRERQALADAAEAEREALGDVLRAAGGDRLDAAQRELRTLERRLAGMQRDRERFEAALAVLSVEVATEKQFAALVTEARRTLADTDAKSAVRDAFVAASSRHTDLRQQLAALEAEHRRTQTRDDNIPPRLHEAREALAEAAGLTAAELPFVAELVDVRTEFEPWRGAFTLALGGFATTLLVDAAHLSAFRAAIDSVRLSERLRFEGVPTDLPERGALDPATLPGRLEFRSSPFTGWLQDRLEQQFAFVCVDAASELSQHRMALTISGQTSQGARGAHGGSARQSILGFSSRVRLTELGEQIVTVRRDLTAAKAAVDEAAAALDAFDDRRGALEKIADLSWDQVDVASVERDLDRWNETVVEVTAGNPRIAELQEQISGAKARVARLREEIGGAKTEQQTLAARWAEITDDVDAAQILLERAEDREMTLTPDEVAYLDGLFVAPSGDDVSSSQRLARFDTALESASKRLLEEQRAAQETWSDQRESLRRTMTAFTDRWPSPNLLADPDEALGDFERILSELEASGLHELEAEWRDSLLRLSGNDLTSLDSALTRALREIRERIAPINDIMQDLPFYDDDHRLQIVPRESQSEVRKRFRRELRDVRAAIDAASTDEERQGVYGRMARLINRIRPTAPDFADLVDVRNHVRVSAERFRADTGEHVALYDHIGEKSGGESQELIAFIVGAALRYQLGDAGSERPRYAPVFLDEALIKADAHFTKRAIGAWRGLGFQLVIGAPNDKYSAIEPHVDVEYDILKDTRGRSWAKAKVALPA